The window tgattctcgacttcactctgaaattccttgaacttttcaaaggtttcagacttgtgtttcattaggtagacatacccatatctacttaaatcatcagtgagagtgagaacataacgatatcctccgcgagcctcaacactcattggaccgcacacatcggtatgtatgatttccaataagttggttgctcgctccattgttccggagaacggagtcttggtcatcttacccatgaggcatggttcgcacgtgtcaaatgattcgtaatcaagagactccaaaagtccatctgcatggagcttcttcatgcgcttgacaccaatgtgaccaaggcggcagtgccacaagtatgtgggactatcgttatcaactttacatcttttggtattcacactatgaacatgtgtaacatcacgttcgagattcatcaaaaataaaccattgaccagcggggcatgaccataaaacatatctctcaaataaatagaacaaccattattctcagatttaaatgagtagccatctcgaattaaacgagatcgagatacaatgttcatgctcaaagctggcactaaataacaattattgaggtttaaaactaatcccgtgggtagatgcagaggtagcgtgccaacggcgatcacatcgaccttggaaccattcccgacgcgcatcgtcacctcgtcctttgccagtctccgtttattccgtagttcctgctttgagttacaaatatgagaaaccgcaccggtatcaaatacccaggagctactacgagtactggtaaggtacacatcaattacttgtatatcacatataccttgggtgttgccggccttcttcttgtccgctaaatatttggggcagttccgcttccagtgaccacttcccttgcaataaaagcactcagtctcgggcttgggtccattctttgacttcttcccggtaactggtttaccgggcgcggcaactcccttgccgtccttcttgaagttcttcttacccttgcccttcttgaacttagtggttttattcaccatcaacacttgatgttcttttctgatctccccttccgctgatttcagcattgaatatacctcgggaatggtcttttccatcccctgcatattgtagttcatcacaaagctcttgtagcttggtggaagcgactggaggattctgtcaatgaccgcgtcatccgggagattaactcccagctgagacaagcggttgtgcaacccagacattctgagtatgtgctcactaacagaactgttctcctccattttacagctgaagaacttgtcggagacttcatatctctcgacccgggcatgagcttgaaaaaccagtttcagctcctcgaacatctcatatgctccatgtttctcaaaacgcttttggagacccggttctaagctgtaaagcatgccgcactgaacgagggagtaatcatcagcacgctgctgccaagcgttcataacgtcttggttctcagggattggtgcttcacctagcggtgcttctaagacataatctttcttggctactatgaggatgagcctcaggttccggacccagtccgtataattgctgccatcatctttcagcttggttttctctaggaacgcgttgaaattgaggacaacgtgggccatttgatctacaatacatagtgtaaagaatttagactaagttcatgataattaagttcatataatcaaattatttaatgaactcccactcatatagacatccctctagtcatctatgtgaaacatgatccgagtcaactaggccgtgtccgatcatcacgtgagacggactagtcaagatcggtgaacatctccatgttgatcgtatcttctatacgactcatgctcgacctttcggtcctccgtgttccgaggccatgtctgtacatgctaggctcgtcaagtcaacctaagtgtattgcgtgtgttccgaggccatgtctgtacatgctaggctcgtcaacacccgttgtattcgaacgttagaatctatcacacccgatcatcatgtggtgcttcgaaacaacgaaccttcgcaacggtgcacagttagggtgaacactttcttgaaattattataagggatcatcctacttgctaccgtcgttctaagcaaataagatgcaaaaacatgataaacatcacatgcaatcaaatagtgcatgatatggccaatatcatcatgctcctttgatctccatcttcggggcaccatgatcatctttgtcaccggcatgacaccatgatctccatcatcatgatctccatcattgtgtcttcatgaagtcgtcacgccaacgattacttctacttgtatggctaacgcgtttagcaacaaagtaaagtaaattacatggcgttattcaatgacacgcaggtcatgcaaaataataaagacaactcctatggctcctgcggttgtcatactcatcgacatgcaagtcgtgattcctattacaagaatatgatcaatctcatacatcacatatatcattcatcacatcttctggtcatatcacatcacatagcacttgctgcaaaaacaagttagacgtcctctaattgttgttgcaagttttttacgtggtttgtaggtttctagcaagaacgttttcttacctacgtatgaccacaacgtgatttgccaatttctatttacccttcataaggacccttttcatcgaatccgttccgactaaagtaggagagacagacacccgctagccaccttatgcaactagtgcatgtcagtcggtggaacctgtctcacgtaagcgtacgtgtaaggtcggtccgggccgcttcatcctacaatgccgccgaaacaagaaacgactagtagcggcaagaagaattggcaaactcaacgcccacaacttctttgtgttctactcatgcatagtaactacgcatagacctggctcatgatgccactgttgggaatcgtagcataattttaaaattttcctacgttcaccaagatgcatctatggagtatactagcaacgaggggaagggagtgcatctacatacccttgtagatcgcgagcggaagcgttccaatgaacgtggatgacggagtcgtactcgccgtgatccaaatcaccgatgaccgagtgccgaacggacggcacctccgcgttcaacacacgtacggtgcagcgacgtctcctccttcttgatccagcaagggggaaggagaggttcatggagatccaaaagcacgacggcgtggtggtggatgtagcgggtctcggcagggctttgctaagcttctgcgagagagagagaggtgttgcaggggaggagggaggcgcccaaggctgttgtgtgctgccccccctccccccctttatataggccccctgggtgggcgccggccccaagagatgggatctcaaggggggcggcggccacaagggggggaaggggttgccttgccccccaaggcaaggggaaactccccccctagggttcccaaccctaggcgcatggggggaggcccccagcccactaagggctggttcccttccactttcagcccacggggccctccgggataggtggccccacccggtggacccccgggacccttccggtggtcccggtacaatatcggtaacccccgaaactttcccggtggccgaaactggacttcctatatataattcttcacctccggaccattccggaacctctcgtgacgtccgggatctcatccgggactccgaacaactttcgggtttccgcatacatatatctctacaaccctagcgtcaccgaaccttaagtgtgtagaccctacgggttcgggagacatgctgacatgaccgagacgcctctctggtcaataaccaacagctggatctggatacccatgttggctcccacatgttccacgatgatctcatcggatgaaccacggtgtcgaggattcaatcaatccgtatgcaattccctttgtcaatcggtatgttacttgcccgagattcgatcgtcggtatcccaataccttggtcaatctcgttaccggcaagtctctttactcgtaccgcaatgcatgatcccgtgactaacgccttagtcacattgagctcattatgatgatgcattaccgagtgggcccagagatacctctccgttacacggagtgacaaatcccagtctcgatccgtgccaacccaacagacactttcggagatacccgtagtgcacctttatagtcacccagttacgttgtgacgtttggcacacccaaagcactcctacggtatccgggagttgcacgatctcatggtctaaggaaaagatacttgacattggaaaagctctagcaaacgaaactacacgatcttttatgctatgcttaggattgggtcttgtccatcacatcattctcctaatgatgtgatcccgttatcagtgacatccaatgtccatagtcaggaaaccatgactatctgttgatcaacgagctagtcaactagaggcttactagggacactttgtggtctatgtattcacacatgtattacgatttccggacaatacaattatagcatgaataatagacaattaccatgaacaaagaaatataataataaccatttattattgcctctagggcatatttccaacactctcCTCACAACCTATCGATTCCGCAAGCGAAAACAGAGGAAACGAGTTGAGATCTACGGGCCCGAGAGAGGAACGGGAGGGCGACTAGGGTTTGAATTCACTCACCATTTTCTGAGGACGAAGGCCCCGCCGCCGTTGAGAACGAaggctccgccgccgccaccgagaaCGCAAGATCCGCCGCCACCGGAGAAGAAGGGGGGCAGAGTGGCGGGCCCGGCACGGTCGGGCGGCAGGGCACGGTCAGCTGTTTTGAGGAACAATTAAGTTGGACCCACATGTCCTAACATAAACGGGCGGGCTTGGTTGACGACCAATTTAACCACACTTAACACCCCACGTGGCCCTAGGCTATTTACACGCTCAAATGTGTCACACCACAGCCATTCGCTCGAACAACGTCGCACTCTTGCCAATTCACCTCAAAAACGTCGCACAGAAGCTATTGGCCCAATCCGTGCACCCAAGAAGGAGCTCTGGCGCGCGGTATCCCCGTGTCCCGACGGGGCTGGAGTAGGGCGGCCCATCAGCCATGCTGCACGACAGCCCTAGGTCGCAGATCTTGAGGTTCCCATGGCTGTCGACAAGCACGTTATCTGGCTTCAAGTCACGGTGCATCAGACCGAGGCGATTGATCCTCCTCGCGCCGGCGCAAAGTTGTCTCATGAGCACGCGAACCTCCAACTCAGTGTGCCTCCTCCCGAATCGGACATGCTTCATGACGTACCTAAGAGTTGGCCCCGCAAACTCCATGGCAAGGAAGGCCTCGCTGTCGAGGTGGCCGGAGGCGCGTGGCTGCACGATGGACGGGTGCCGGCTGCACGCCTCGAGGGCGCTGACCTCGGCCGCGAAGTCGGAGAGGTAGCGGCCTGCGTCGCCGCCGTCGCTCGCACGAAGACACTTCATCGCCACGATCTCTCCTGTGCGGCGGTCCCTGGCCCGGTAGACGACGCCAAACGTTCCTGCGCCGATCACCTCGAGCCGGTGGAAGCGGCCGCTGCCTGGGGGAGTGGCCGGCGCTCTCTGACTCTTGCGCGCCAGTGTGGCCGCGACCACGTCGTCTAGGGCAGCGACGCCCATACGCGGCCGGGTTGCAGTCGACCACCCCATATCTCGCCGGGACAAATCCTTGTTTGATCGATCGACTGGTGGCGGAGACAAAAGCTAGATAGACGGAGGGAGAGGATGAGAGATTGATTTTGCTTCTCTCACACAAGGCCGTATGCCAGCCTATGTATATATAGACCGCCAGCGCCAGGACGCTAACATTACACGGCTCGGAGACGGAATTATAATCAAACTCGGACACGGACCGCTCAACTCGTGCTTGTTTGAAACCCATGTCATGTTAATCCGGTTTAGGCTAGCTAGCTTAAGCGTTAGGCTTAAGCTAATTAGGATCCTAATTCCTACGAAGGTTAGTTCCTTTGCGTCCAGATGTAGTGACGCATGCATCGATCATGGAACgcaacgcatgcatgcacacattgACACAGCCCTCGTATGGTGAGAGTGAACCGGTCCATGCATGCATATGCCACTCGAGACACGCTTGCATTACGTACGGCCGGCCGCTTTCGCTGTGCAAAAGGCGTACTCTTGTTCTTATAAAAACAGATCCAGCGTGAATAAGATTGTCATTGCAATATAAGTATCTAAAATGTTTACATTTATATCATGGATTTTTAGGGTAATATAAATATCTAAAAAATGGTGGGTTTTGAGTAAGGTTTGTCGTCATTTTAAGTACTAGATGAATTCCCCGCTCGTTGATGCGGAAATTTGTATAAAATAAAAACTGTGTTGAACTACTCAACCTAGCTAGTATCTTTATGATTTCTCCTTTAGCAAGATAATTTGTTTGccaatatttttttcaaaaaaaaatgtttGTCTTTGTATATATAAGTCTAAAATGGAGCAAAATGAAACAAAATATACATGGATCAATTTTCTTTCATGGAGCACCATAGTGTGAGCTACATGCATGTGTCAAGTGACTTCAGTACTTTAAGCACATGAGTTACTGCATGCATATTTGCATGCATGCGTCGGTTACCACATGCGCTTGGTGCAGCTGCTCTCAACGTGTAGATCGGATGGCAATTATAGATAAATCTAGTATATCCAATGGCTAAATTAATTtggatgatgtggctcaaggagaagGCAGAGAATTCTAATAATGGGGGCTAGTTATTTAGATATAGTAGATTTATGACGCTCCAACGAATACAGAAACAAAATCTACACactatagtactccctccatttttaaaataagtgtcgtggttttttttttgcgagaaactCTCGAtatattcatcttcaatcatgccAGTACAATGAACACCAGAAATAATgaaaattacatccagattcatagaccacctagctagcgacgactacaagcactgaagcgagccgaaggcgcgccgctgcCATCGCCACTCCTTCATCGGAGCCGGGCACAACTTGTTTTAGTAGACAGtcaggaagtcgtcgtgctaaggccccataggaccaacGCACCAGAACAACAACCTCACATGACACTTATTTTCGACGGAGGGAGTGCTAATTTGTTGTCGAAATACTAACTTTCAAATTTATATGTGGTGTTGTTTGAGATTAAAAATAGAGAGAGAAACGTTTACTAAGTGAATACTAAGATTGTGTATTCCAGAAAAAGACTGAGATTGGAAATGTCACACTGACTGCGCTCTTGATTTCTCTAGTGACATATATTTTTTATAATCAAATGAAAAATTCAGAAATTGGAGACAAATCCATTTGTTCAAAAAGCTCAGAAACTTTGAATTGAGAATATATAAACTAAAGCATGAACTGTACTAGCAAACTAGTCAATAAAAGTTATGTCGACGCTTCAATACCCTCGCCAGAGCTATACATCGTCTGTTGCGAGGTAGAGTCCCATCTCGCCTATGGCGGGCGCTGTACCCCTTTACTGCAGCACCAATTTTTCAGTTCCACTGTTTTGCAGGGTTTCTTTGGTTTCTTTGCCTTCTTTTTGTTTTCCTTCTGTTCTCTTCCTTTTTTTCCATTTCCTTTTCATTTGTTTCCTCAGTTTTCTTTGTTCCTTTCtccatattttctttctttctttggttTTCACCAATTTTTCTTTGGTTCCTTTTTTTTTCAACACATATCTAcattttcatacacattgtacatcTTTCGTATACATCAgaaatattttttatacatgcTTAACAATTTTAAAATATATTCTTTGATGTCAACTTTTCAGACACATTTTATATTGTTTGTATACTTCTAAAATATTTTATATATAACTTAAACATTTTTAAATACGTGATTAACATTGTTTCAAATGATATTTTTATTCAATTTgtgttaaaaaaaattgaaatacacgttgaaacatttttttacattgtttAAACATTTTCTTTGAAATgcgtgaacatttttctaaatgtAACATACATTTCACTAATGGTACAAAACATTTTTTAGAATTATACAAACATATTTTACATTGTCTGACATTTCAAAAACCTTTTAAAGCATGAACTGTTTTTTAAAATCTCACATACATTTTTTGAATTGTATACAATTTTCTATTAGTTGAGTGAACAGTTTCTTTTTGTAGATTTTCTCATTATTTTTGAATGGAAATTTTCTCATTCTTTTCGtagatttgttttttcaaaatGACTTATCTCTCAAACCGTGTGTCCAAATCTCGAATCGTTTTCATCGTTGGTTTCTTCGCGTCGAGagcttcaaaactagatcccatattgATAGGTTTCGACGGACCTTTTTTCCACGAAAATAACCGAAGCTGGagttttttttcctttcagagaggcacgaccgtgcctctcgcggatgCAAATCTTTTCCTCCAGAAAAGTTAAATATGTGCCTCTCATGGAAGAAAAAAAGGGCTTTCCCCTTTTTtaagaggcacgaccgtgcctgTCGCAGAAGGAAACCCGTGCCTCCACGAGAGTAAATATGTGCCTCTTGCGGAAGGGACaaaaagaaaaagtttttttttcgtttttgaGAGGCAAGACTAGGGCTGGAATTCGAGCCGAGTCGAGCCAGCTCGGCACGACTCGCTAGAGCTCGTTTTGTTAACGAGCTAGCTCGACTCGACTCGTTATTATAACGAGCTCAAATCCAAGATTGGCTCGACTTGTATAACTCGCGAGCTGGCTCGTTTAGCTTGTTAAGCTCGTTAAAGACATGAACATAAAACCCTCAAATATTATAAAAATGATTATGTATATATTAAACATATATATCACTAAACAATAGTAATATCCTTGTAACGCACGAGTCTCCTAGGCAGCTGGGCCTTCAACGACTAGGCCTTGTGTTGTGTGCCTGGGACATAGGGTGCTGAGTGGCTGATCTTTTTTTGTATTGGAAGTGGCTGATCTTTTCTACCGAGCCTAACGAGTTACACGAGTACTCGTAAGATTGGCTCGTTTAACTTGGTCTATAAACGATCTTAAACTAAAGCTCGGCTCGACTCATTATTCTTCGAGTTCGAGTCGATTCGAGCCGAGTCACGAGATACTCGTTTAGCTCGCGAGCTTCGAGCTTTTTTTCCAGCCCTAGGCAagaccgtgcctctcgcggaagcaaatccgtgcctccacgagaagtaaatttgtgcctctcatggaagaaaaaaacatgtttttccCATGCCTcttggaaaacaaaaaaaaatagaaaacgcgtttttCCCCTTCCCGAGAGGCACGACtgtgcctctcgcagaagcaaatcCGTGCCTCCACGAGAAGTAAATTTCTGTCTCTTGCGGaagaaaaaaatgtgtttttttcctttttcgagAATCACGACCATACCTCTCGTGGAAGCATATCTATGCCCCCATGAGAAATAAATCTATGTCTCTCGCGGAATAAACAAAATGGAAAacatattttttttcctttttccggGTTGCCagaccgtgcctctcgcgaaagcaaatcTGTGCCTCCGCGAGAAGTAAATGTGTGCCTCTTgcgaaaggaaaaaaatagaaaacatgtTTTTTCCGCTGTCTGAGAGGCACGATCGTGAAAGCAAAtttacttggttgcaagcgtgcaGCCTTCACGAGCCGGCAACGCTTCACTGTTCAGAGCTACTCGTCTCCAGTGAATTAGAAGAAGGAGATTAGAGCCACACaaggcttctaattatgaggagaAGAGTATTAGCCTAACCCTAATTAGTCAATTAGGACCAATTAGAACTGGAACTAGAAGAattagaggaggctccaaaacttgtgtatCCAAATAAAGCAAAATCCActagtatatataggttagaAATGTTTCTACTCGATTTCATAAGTAAATTAAGACTGGGGTGTCTCTACTCTACATTCTTTTTTCACAGGGACTTATTTGGTTCTCACTTTTTTCACAGTGAACTTAACTGCCTTTTTTTCTTTCTAGAGTGAACTTGTGAAGGCACCCCAGGAAAAAAATGCAAGGCGGCAGGACCTCTCTTCTACTTCTTACCAAGGGCTCCATTAGCACAGTGCAACAAATAATTGCATTGCGTTCACCGGCCAGGGAGGGAACATCAGGGCTCCATTAGCACAGTCCAAATCCGTGACATATCCATACCAATCAGTGCACTGTttgtctaaaaaaagaaagaaaaaagaaccaATCAGTGCAGTCTTGGGCGCGTTTTGACGAGTTCACGGGTCTTGAGGGTCCAGCCCATGTGCAAACTATAGTAGAAAGAAAATGGTCTTTTGCTATAAAGCCATGAGCAGTGGGCTTGCGACGCACACAGTCCACATTGCATACATCACATCACATTATTGATGGGTCATGGCAGCATGACGAGGGTGCTCGCTCTGGCCGCTGCCATGCTGGCGGCGACCGGCATCGGCATGGCCAGCGGGCAGCAGGCCGGCGTGCCGTCGATCATCTCACGGGACACGTTCGATTACATGCTGGGCAACCGCAGCCAGAGCGGCTGCGAGGGCGGCGCCTTCTACACATACGACGCGTTCGTGCAGGCCGCGAACGCGAGCAAGCTCCGCGGCTTCGGCACCATCGGCGACGAGGATACACGCAGGCGCGAGCTCGCCGCCTTCTTCGGGCAGACCTCCCACGAGACTGCCGGTATGAATATGATATGCGCGCGCGACACTATGATTTTACTTGAATTTTTCTGTCGACAGAGACGAGTGTTATGCCTGTGCCGCAGGTTACTGCTGGGTGAAAGAGCAAAAGCCCACGATTGCGCGCTACTACGGACGAGGCCCCATACAGCTGACTCAGTAAgattttttgttttgattttgatGGTGATGATATCGTACTCCATAGTGTTGCTTTCCGTCTATTTTTGCTTAGCCCGCACTTGATTTCTACCCAACTTTAGCCTCCTTCGATTCAAATTAATTGTTGTAGCTTTAGTATAAGTACTCTCTCttttcctaaatataagtctttctacaGATTTAAATATAATAAAttaatgtatatatatatactttaGGTAAATTTATTCGGCCTGTTTAGGACACATCTAGAACCTTGTGTCCACTATGTTTGTAGTCTATTTGTTTTTGTCCCAGGTTTTTTTTTATTCCTTGTTGTTGTGTTATTtatgggagcttagatgtgatgTCCTTAGAAAGCATCTAGaagtgaattagacaaactgtaATTCAattattttgcttcgtatgtagtccataATGAAATGCCTAAAAGGACTTATTTTTACAAACAGAGGAACTAAATACTTAGTACTAACAGTTTACAAATAACAGCGACTACAACTACCGGCAAGCTGGGGAC is drawn from Aegilops tauschii subsp. strangulata cultivar AL8/78 chromosome 1, Aet v6.0, whole genome shotgun sequence and contains these coding sequences:
- the LOC109750852 gene encoding putative cyclin-dependent kinase F-2; this encodes MGVAALDDVVAATLARKSQRAPATPPGSGRFHRLEVIGAGTFGVVYRARDRRTGEIVAMKCLRASDGGDAGRYLSDFAAEVSALEACSRHPSIVQPRASGHLDSEAFLAMEFAGPTLRYVMKHVRFGRRHTELEVRVLMRQLCAGARRINRLGLMHRDLKPDNVLVDSHGNLKICDLGLSCSMADGPPYSSPVGTRGYRAPELLLGCTDWANSFCATFLR